A genomic stretch from Plasmodium reichenowi strain SY57 chromosome 4, whole genome shotgun sequence includes:
- a CDS encoding hypothetical protein (conserved Plasmodium protein, unknown function) — translation MDESSIKEKLRLSINHMNKRKLKLGIKIFSIEKTVCEIFNILSKKSKKRLNEALIELQIKKQNCDICLEKIDEFHPFLLYDVNVDNTTFYIKKIEAYCSKCYAIKDFSIFSYVLYNNKKESEFLNFSPIYEHYYKVNNLDVRMRNILENDLNNYFALSILVKNLKWKCSTPHETFEEFLEYSLNTNYKIKTSVTSQKMKNKMKREDNDKRNSKIPVKKKLKSEK, via the exons atggATGAAAGCAgcataaaagaaaaattgAGGTTGTCAATTAATCACATGAACAAAAGGAAATTAAAATTAGgaattaaaatattttcaataGAAAAAACAGTATGCgaaatttttaatattttatcaaaaaaaagtaaGAAAAGGTTAAATGAAGCATTAATAGAATtacaaattaaaaaacaaaattgtGATATTTGTTTAGAAAAAATTGATGAATTTCATCCATTTCTTTTGTATGATGTGAATGTGGACAACACAACATTTTATATCAAGAAAATAGaa GCTTATTGCTCTAAATGTTATGCAATAAAGGACTTTTCcatattttcatatgttttatataataataaaaaggaaagtGAATTTTTAAACTTTTCTCCAATTTACGAGCATTATTATAAAGTAAATAACCTCGATGTACGAATGAGAAATATTCTTGAGAATGAtttgaataattatttcGCACTATCCATACTAGTAAA AAATTTAAAGTGGAAATGTTCCACTCCTCATGAGACCTTCGAAGAATTCCTCGAATATTCTTTAAACACcaattataaaataaagacAAGTGTAACTAGccaaaaaatgaagaacaaaatgaaaagagAAGACAATGATAAAAGGAATTCCAAAATTCctgttaaaaaaaaattaaagagTGAAAAATGA
- a CDS encoding putative membrane protein (conserved Plasmodium membrane protein, unknown function), with the protein MSNLTAAEEKFLKHDWVNDKNWKLYLSNLYPSPSINNIEKYKKKYFQKNIDKDLDINTNFSSVKDQKQESPNSNFYSYNNNIYSYKGKLPVIIFFYSTFVLCASLFYFLLLSLNINLYKKLGTFMSLSYLFAYLGLLLLDYKTQKNNFSLVNFFSCEKGHYLSYSMILFFIKDAVLIFLPIFLTLLINIYLIYKQLKSSLVPFIQKNYYINKLVSYMDKMILNVYMMRANIEIYNLLFIIICLFFRRASLLNLIIYTHFFKLKYASSDSYFHACYSKNGEMIRQYLSHPMVPRIFLNIFNKISHYFNVYLSYRRR; encoded by the exons ATGAGTAATTTAACAGCAGCAGAAGAAAAGTTTTTga AACATGATTGGGTTAATGACAAGAACTGGAAATTGTACCTAAGTAATTTGTATCCTTCTCCttcaataaataatattgagaaatataaaaagaaatacttccaaaaaaatatcGATAAAGATCttgatataaatacaaaCTTTAGTAGTGTAAAAGATCAAAAACAAGAATCTCCGAACTCTAActtttattcatataataataatatttatagtTATAAAGGAAAGTTACCagttataatatttttctattcCACATTTGTTTTATGTGCCAGTTTATTCTATTTCCTATTATTATCactaaatataaatttatataaa AAATTGGGAACGTTTATGTCGTTGTCTTATTTGTTTGCTTATTTGggattattattattagattATAAAACACAGAAAAATAACTTTTCCTTAgtcaattttttttcatgtgAAAAAG GTCattatttatcatattctATGATcctattttttattaaagaTGCCGTTCTGATATTCCTTCCTATATTTTTAACACTCTTGattaatatttatctaATTTATAAACAATTAAAATCTAGTCTTGTGCCATTTATCCAAAA gaattattatattaataaattagtTTCCTACATGGACAAAATG ATATTAAATGTTTACATGATGAGAGCAAATATAGAAATTTACaatttactttttattatcatatgtttatttttcaGAAGAGCTAGcttattaaatttaatcATATATACACATTTCTTTAAATTGAA ATACGCTTCCTCTGATTCTTATTTCCACGCTTGTTATTCAAAAAATGGAg AAATGATTAGACAATATTTATCGCATCCCATGGTACCCAGAATATTcctaaatatatttaataag atATCTCATTATTTTAATGTGTACCTAAGTTACCGAAGAAgataa
- a CDS encoding pre-mRNA-processing-splicing factor 8, putative, protein NMPPPYMMKMPNMKMKSNKIINNVSNNLADNVRNSNLYNEEGMQPNNIHNNIHNNMHNNIHNNIHNNIHNNNDHGGQDINCSPYYLSQGSYLPNNIKMNNNEIDQLEVNGISLPSPFNEQQKKKKDMNNKNKKAKKYHDFEGDQDNYNTDERDENSMYDSNAFSIIKEKARKWKMLNSKKYSKKKKFGVIEEKEEMPCEHLRKIVKEHGDMSNKKYRYDKRVYLGALKYIPHAVFKLLENIPMPWEQIKNTKVIYHITGAITFVNETFVVIDPLYIAQWGTMWIMMRREKRDRKHFKRMRFPPFDDEEPPLDYADNILDIEPLECIQMKLDKDEDKSVIDWFYDSKPLLYNRNHIPGTSYKKYKLSLEQMGVLYRLGNQLFSDFQDDNYFYLFNLKSFYTAKALNMAIPGGPKFEPLYRDIYEDDEDWNEFNDINKIIIRQQIRTEYKIAFPYLYNNRPRKIAVSKYHSPMCVYIKLEDIDLPPFYFDLIINPIPSYKIRKFNKSSEKKGNELFDDDFYLTYTRKEIYYYDHGDDNKRKKSTSKSRRHSKHSDADDNTYDKGYRKYRKSSSSYKSFKRDKRKSTNSSNDNKDSDEEDYNSGVSSIDNNDNSDTYISSSKYNSNNMSSRTSKNKDETYEIDSTLENDSHDGSSKKEKNKKKRKNPYNDDNYKSDDNYKGDDNYKSDDNYKGDDNYKGDDNYKSDDNYKGDDDDKYKGDNNNNNNNSQSDNNNNFKRNKKMIIKHVEYGILPLLHNYPLYTERTINGIQLYHAPYPFNKKCGYTRRGIDIPLVQSWFKEHISTKYPVKVRVSYQKLLKCWVLNHLHSKRPKSMKKKYLFRIFKSTKFFQCTEMDWVEVGLQVCRQGYNMLNLLIHRKNLNYLHLDYNFNLKPVKTLTTKERKKSRFGNAFHLCREILRLTKSIVDSHVQYRLGNIDAYQLADGIQYIFAHVGQLTGMYRYKYRLMRQVRMCKDLKHLIYYRFNTGSVGKGPGCGLWAPLWRVWIFFLRGVIPLLERWLSNLLARQFEGRVSKGIAKTVTKQRVESHFDLELRAAVMHDIIDMIPEGLKNNKGKARLILQHLSEAWRCWKANIPWKVVGLPLPVENIIIRYIKLKADWWVNATYYNRERIKRGATVDKTVCKKNLGRLTRLWLKAEQERQHEYLKDGPYVNGEEAVALYTTAIHWFESRKFTHIPFPPLNYKHDTKLLILALEKLKETFTVKNRLNQSQREELGFIEQAYDNPYETLSRIKRHLLTQRAFKEISISFLDLYTHLVPVYEVDPLEKITDAYLDQYLWYEGDLRNLFPNWVKPSDNEPQPLLVYKMCQGINNLHNIWDTKNNECVVMLQTQFSKIYEKIDLTLLNRLLRLIVDHNIADYITAKNNTNITFKDMNHINSFGIIRGLQFSSFVFQYYTIIIDLLILGLTRAYDIAGPYNDVNQFLTFQNVQIETRHPIRLYCRYVDKIWILFKFTNEESKDLIQKFLTENPDPNNENIVGYNNKTCWPRDCRMRKMKHDVNLGRATFWEIQNRIPRSLTSLDWDHYNTFVSVYSKDNPNLLFSIAGFEVRILPKIRQLSYGYNGIMYTSYMNEYPRGVGIKDETSKKNGLLHDDEKSKKVGSLKDEITKGTSHVYKNEENSDNNKDNNKNDNRHENMVDDNNYDGVVKNNFYNSSGGEKNVVVSSSVKEGTWKLQNEMTKEITAEAYLKVSDNSMKRFENRVRQILMSSGSTTFTKIANKWNTTLIGLMTYFREAVLDTEELLDLLVKCENKIQTRIKIGLNSKMPSRFPPVVFYTPKELGGLGMLSMGHILIPESDLRYMKQTDNGRITHFRSGLSHEEDQLIPNLYRYISTWESEFLESQRVWCEYALKRNECHNQNKKITLEDLEDSWDKGIPRINTLFQKDRHTLAYDKGWRIRQLFKQYQLIKSNPFWWTNQRHDGKLWNLNNYRTDMIQALGGVEGILEHTLFKGTFFPTWEGLFWEKASGFEESMKYKKLTNAQRSGLNQIPNRRFTLWWSPTINRANVYVGFQVQLDLTGIFMHGKIPTLKISLIQIFRAHLWQKIHESLVMDICQVFDLNCDLLDIETVQKETIHPRKSYKMNSSCADILLFANYKWGISKPSLLTDEDHIFTNNTLGSTSGTNNNIMLNSNMMNSSNNSSSNNSNSSNNMNSVSFGSFPYTSNQFWIDIQLRWGDFDSHDIERYSRAKFLDYTTDNLSIYPCLTGVLIGVDLAYNLYSAYGNWFNNLKPLMQKALQKIVQSNPSLYVLRERIRKGLQLYSSEPTEPYLNTQNYNELFSSQTIWFVDDTNVYRVTIHKTFEGNLTTKPINGAIFILNPKTGQLFLKIIHTSVWIGQKRLSQLAKWKTAEEVASLIRSLPIEEQPKQIIVTRKGMLDPLEVHLLDFPNIIIKGTELNLPFQALLKLNKIGDLILKATQPQMLLFNLYDDWLNSISSFTAFSRLILILRSLHINPQQTKILLQPNKNIVTTQPHHIWPSFNNNQWIHLEVQLKDLILNDYSKRNNVHIASLTQNEIRDILLGMEITPPSIQRQQIAELEKNNLDLMEQQMKVTTSKTTTKHGNEIIVSTLSPHEQQTFTTKTDWKIRYLANNSLLFRTKNIYVNNNMNNMNHINTISSSSSNNILNKNGTNSDNQNSHYHTSIINSINDYTYVIAKNLLEKFICISDLKIQVGGFLYGSSPEDNSYVKEIKCILIPPQIGNYQSVTLSSYMPSSKYLQNLELLGWIHTQTTNCSNTNNHLTAYDMVAHLNFLQECKRQMSKGKKVTDASHNDDDDYDDDDYNNYNNEDDYNNNNEDDNINNSEGGTKRDETYKMWDKNKTIILTCSFTPGSCTINGYKLTSDGYSFAKSKKNSSDLYVFPNVNNLYEPVQILLSNVFVGYFLIPDDHIWNYNLMGIKFNNNQKYAPHLDIPQPFYADIHRPNHFLQFSLLDQRDADQADVETSFI, encoded by the coding sequence GAATATGCCACCTCCttatatgatgaaaatgccaaacatgaaaatgaaaagtaataaaattattaacaATGTATCAAATAATCTAGCAGATAATGTAAGAAATTCCAACTTATATAATGAGGAGGGAATGCAAcctaataatattcataataatattcataataatatgcataataatattcataataatattcataataatattcataataataatgatcaTGGTGGACAAGACATAAACTGTTCtccttattatttatcACAGGGTTCATATCTACCCAATAATAtcaaaatgaataataatgagATAGACCAATTGGAGGTGAATGGAATCTCTTTGCCATCACCTTTTAATGAGcaacaaaagaaaaaaaaagatatgaacaacaaaaacaaaaaagCAAAGAAATATCACGATTTTGAAGGGGATCAAGACAATTATAATACAGATGAACGAGACGAAAATTCGATGTATGATTCAAATGCATTTTCTATTATAAAGGAAAAAGCTCGAAAATGGAAAATGCTAAATAGTAAGAAATAttcgaaaaaaaaaaagtttgGTGTAATAGAAGAAAAGGAAGAAATGCCATGTGAGCATTTAAGAAAAATTGTTAAGGAACATGGTGATATgagtaataaaaaatatagatatgATAAAAGAGTTTATTTAGGTGCTCTCAAATATATCCCACATGCTGTCTTTAAATTATTAGAAAATATTCCTATGCCATGGGAACAAATAAAGAATACAAAAGtaatttatcatataacAGGTGCTATAACATTTGTAAATGAAACATTTGTTGTTATCGACCCATTATATATAGCACAATGGGGTACTATGTGGATAATGATGAGAAGAGAAAAAAGAGATCGAAAGCATTTTAAAAGAATGAGATTCCCACCATTTGATGACGAAGAACCACCTTTAGATTATGCTGATAATATCCTAGATATTGAACCATTAGAATGTATACAAATGAAATTAGATAAAGATGAAGATAAAAGTGTTATTGATTGGTTTTATGATTCTAAaccattattatataatagaaATCATATACCTGGTACtagttataaaaaatacaaattgTCGTTAGAACAAATGGGAGTATTATATAGACTGGGAAATCAACTATTTAGTGATTTCCAAgatgataattatttttacttatTCAATCTAAAGTCATTTTATACAGCTAAAGCATTAAATATGGCTATACCAGGAGGGCCTAAATTTGAACCCTTATATAGAGATATATATGAAGATGATGAAGACTGGAATGAATTTAATgacataaataaaattattatacgTCAGCAAATAAGAACAGAATATAAAATAGCATTtccatatttatataataatagacCAAGAAAAATTGCAGTTAGTAAATACCATTCACCtatgtgtgtatatataaaattagaAGATATTGATTTGCCaccattttattttgatttaattataaatcCTATACCATCCTATAAAATTAGAAAGTTTAATAAATCTTCTGAAAAGAAAGGCAATGAACTATTTGATGACgatttttatttaacaTATACAAGAAAGgaaatttattattatgatcatGGTGATGACAACAAAAGAAAGAAGTCAACCTCCAAGAGTAGGAGACATTCCAAACATTCTGATGCTGATGATAATACATATGATAAAGGGTATCGAAAATACAGGAAAAGTTCGTCATCTTATAAAAGTTTTAAAAGAGATAAGAGAAAAAGCACAAATTCAagtaatgataataaagataGTGACGAAGAGGACTATAATTCTGGTGTAAGTAGCATTGacaataatgataatagtGATACGTATATATCTAGTAGTAAATATAACTCGAACAATATGAGTAGTAGGACAAGCAAAAATAAAGATGAGACGTATGAAATTGATAGTACGTTGGAAAATGATTCCCATGATGGTAGTTcgaaaaaagaaaaaaataaaaaaaaaagaaaaaatcCATACAACGATGATAATTACAAAAGTGATGATAATTACAAAGGTGATGATAATTACAAAAGTGATGATAATTACAAAGGTGATGATAATTACAAAGGTGATGATAATTACAAAAGTGATGATAATTACAAAggtgatgatgatgataaatacaaaggtgataataataataataataataattcccaaagtgataataataataatttcaaaagaaataaaaagatgATTATTAAACATGTAGAATATGGAATTCTCCCATTGTTACACAATTATCCTTTATACACAGAACGTACTATAAACGGTATACAATTATATCATGCTCCTTATCCATTTAATAAGAAATGCGGATATACCAGAAGAGGTATCGATATTCCTTTAGTACAGTCATGGTTCAAAGAACATATATCAACAAAATATCCTGTAAAGGTTAGAGTATCTTATCAGAAACTTTTAAAATGTTGGGTTTTGAATCATTTACATTCTAAAAGACCAAAAAgtatgaaaaagaaatatttatttcgTATATTTAAAAGTACAAAATTTTTCCAATGTACAGAAATGGATTGGGTGGAAGTTGGCTTACAAGTATGTCGACAAGGTTATAATATGctaaatttattaatacatcgtaagaatttaaattatttacacctagattataattttaatttaaaacCTGTAAAAACATTAACAACCAaagaaaggaaaaaatCTCGATTTGGTAATGCATTTCATTTGTGTAGAGAAATATTAAGATTAACCAAATCAATTGTTGATTCGCATGTACAATACCGATTAGGTAATATAGATGCATATCAGCTAGCTGATGGtattcaatatatttttgcTCACGTTGGGCAATTGACTGGTATGTATCGATATAAATATAGGTTGATGAGACAAGTACGTATGTGTAAAGatttaaaacatttaatatattatcgATTTAATACTGGATCTGTTGGTAAGGGTCCTGGTTGTGGTTTATGGGCTCCTTTATGGAGAGTGTGGATTTTTTTCTTAAGAGGTGTTATCCCACTATTAGAAAGGTGGTTAAGCAATTTATTAGCTAGACAGTTTGAAGGAAGAGTGTCGAAAGGTATAGCAAAAACAGTTACTAAGCAAAGAGTCGAAAGTCATTTCGATTTAGAATTGAGAGCAGCTGTTATGCATGACATTATAGATATGATACCAGAAGGattaaagaataataaaggTAAAGCTAGATTAATATTACAACATTTAAGTGAAGCATGGAGGTGTTGGAAAGCTAATATACCATGGAAAGTGGTAGGCCTTCCACTACCTGtggaaaatataataattagatatataaaattaaaagcAGATTGGTGGGTTAATGCAACCTATTATAATAGAGAAAGAATAAAAAGAGGCGCGACCGTAGATAAGACTGTATGTAAAAAGAATTTAGGTAGATTAACTAGATTATGGCTTAAAGCAGAACAAGAAAGGCAAcatgaatatttaaaagatgGGCCTTATGTAAATGGAGAAGAAGCAGTAGCATTATATACAACAGCTATACATTGGTTTGAATCAAGAAAATTTACACATATACCTTTTCCTCctttaaattataaacatGATACGAAACTACTAATTTTAGCtttagaaaaattaaaagaaacCTTTACTGTAAAGAATAGATTAAATCAATCACAAAGAGAAGAATTGGGTTTTATTGAACAGGCATATGATAATCCATATGAAACATTATCAAGAATAAAGAGACATTTATTAACACAACGAGcttttaaagaaatatcAATATCCTTTTTAGATTTGTACACACATTTAGTACCTGTATATGAAGTAGACCctttagaaaaaataacaGATGCATATTTAGATCAGTATTTATGGTATGAAGGTGATTTAAGAAATTTATTTCCGAATTGGGTTAAGCCATCAGATAATGAGCCACAACCACTATtagtatataaaatgtgtcaaggtataaataatttacataatatatggGACACCAAGAACAATGAATGTGTAGTTATGCTTCAAACTCAATTTAGTAaaatttatgaaaaaattgatTTAACCTTATTGAATAGGTTATTAAGATTAATAGTAGATCACAACATAGCAGATTATATAACAGCAAAGAATAACACtaatataacatttaaAGACATGAATCATATAAATTCGTTTGGTATAATACGTGGTTTGCAATTTTCGTCATTTGTATTTCAGTAttatacaataataatagatTTGTTAATATTGGGTTTAACAAGAGCATATGATATAGCAGGTCCTTATAATGACGTCAATCAGTTTTTAACATTCCAGAATGTGCAGATAGAAACCAGACACCCAATTAGGTTGTATTGTCGATATGTGGATAAGATATGGATATTGTTTAAATTTACAAATGAAGAATCCAAAGATTTAATACAGAAATTTTTGACAGAAAACCCAGATCCAAATAATGAGAATATCGTTggatataataacaaaacaTGTTGGCCTAGGGATTGTCGTATGAGGAAAATGAAACATGACGTTAATTTAGGAAGAGCAACCTTTTGGGAAATACAAAACCGTATTCCAAGATCGTTGACATCCTTAGATTGGGatcattataatacatttgTGAGTGTGTATTCGAAGGATAACCCTAATTTGTTATTTTCCATAGCTGGTTTTGAGGTTCGTATATTACCGAAAATACGTCAGCTAAGTTATGGTTACAATGGCATAATGTATACGTCATATATGAATGAGTATCCCCGGGGCGTGGGTATTAAAGATGAAACGAGTAAGAAGAATGGATTGCTCCATGACGATGAGAAGAGTAAAAAGGTAGGTTCATTGAAGGATGAGATAACAAAGGGTACCTCTCATGTGTACAAAAATGAAGAGAACAGTGATAACAAcaaagataataataagaacGACAATAGGCATGAAAATATGgttgatgataataattacgATGGTGTTGTGAAGaacaatttttataattccAGCGGAGGTGAAAAGAACGTAGTGGTTTCGTCAAGTGTTAAGGAGGGGACGTGGAAGTtacaaaatgaaatgaCTAAAGAAATAACAGCAGAAGCTTATTTAAAAGTTTCTGACAACAGCATGAAAAGATTCGAAAATCGTGTACGTCAAATATTAATGTCTTCTGGTAGTACCACCTTTACTAAGATAGCAAACAAGTGGAATACTACGTTGATTGGTTTGATGACATATTTTAGAGAGGCTGTTTTAGATACTGAGGAGTTATTAGATTTATTAGTAAAATGTGAGAACAAGATACAGACACGTATCAAGATCGGATTAAATTCAAAGATGCCATCTCGTTTTCCGCCTGTTGTTTTTTATACTCCTAAAGAATTAGGAGGGTTGGGTATGTTATCTATGGGTCATATTTTAATACCAGAATCTGATTTACGATATATGAAACAAACTGATAATGGTAGAATAACACATTTTAGATCAGGTTTGTCACATGAAGAAGATCAATTAATACCCAATTTGTATAGATACATATCTACATGGGAAAGTGAGTTTTTAGAAAGTCAACGAGTTTGGTGTGAATACGctttaaaaagaaatgaatGTCATAATCagaataagaaaataacATTAGAAGATTTAGAAGATTCATGGGATAAAGGTATACCAAGaataaatacattatttCAAAAAGATAGACATACTTTAGCATATGATAAAGGATGGCGAATAAGACAATTATTTAAACAGTATCAACTTATTAAGAGTAATCCGTTTTGGTGGACTAATCAAAGACATGATGGAAAATTATGgaatttaaataattatagaACGGATATGATTCAAGCATTAGGAGGTGTCGAAGGTATATTGGAGCATACATTATTTAAAGGAACATTTTTCCCAACATGGGAAGGATTATTTTGGGAAAAAGCTAGTGGTTTTGAAGAATCAATgaaatataagaaattaACGAATGCACAAAGAAGTGGATTAAATCAAATACCTAATAGACGATTTACTTTATGGTGGTCCCCAACAATAAATAGAGCAAATGTGTATGTAGGTTTTCAAGTACAGTTAGATTTGACAGGTATATTTATGCATGGAAAAATACCAACCTTAAAAATATCtttaatacaaatattcCGTGCACATTTATGGCAAAAAATACATGAGTCTTTAGTAATGGATATATGTCAAGTGTTTGATTTAAATTGTGATTTATTAGATATAGAGACGGTACAAAAAGAGACAATACATCCAAGAAAGTCGTATAAAATGAATAGTTCATGTGCTgacatattattatttgcAAATTACAAATGGGGAATATCTAAACCGTCTTTATTAACAGATGAGGAccatatatttacaaataaTACATTAGGTTCAACAAGTGGTACGAATAATAACATTATGCTTAACAGTAATATGATGaatagtagtaataatagtagtagtaataatagtaatagtaGTAACAATATGAATTCGGTATCATTTGGTTCCTTTCCTTATACATCTAATCAATTTTGGATTGATATACAATTAAGGTGGGGTGATTTCGATTCTCATGATATAGAAAGATATAGTAGAGCAAAATTTTTAGATTATACAACTGACAATTTGTCTATATATCCATGTTTAACTGGTGTTTTAATAGGTGTTGATTTAgcatataatttatattcagCCTATGGAAATTGgtttaataatttaaaacCATTAATGCAAAAGGCTTTACAGAAAATTGTTCAATCAAATCCTTCTTTGTATGTATTAAGAGAAAGAATTAGAAAAGGGTTACAGTTATATTCATCTGAACCAACCGAACCATATTTGAATACCCAGaattataatgaattattttcatcacAAACTATATGGTTTGTGGATGATACGAATGTATATCGTGTTACAATACATAAAACATTTGAAGGGAATTTAACAACGAAGCCAATTAATGGTGcgatatttatattaaatcCTAAAACAGGTCaattgtttttaaaaataattcataCATCTGTTTGGATAGGACAGAAGCGTTTATCTCAGCTAGCTAAATGGAAAACAGCAGAAGAAGTGGCATCATTAATTAGATCATTACCTATAGAAGAACAGCCGAAGCAAATTATAGTAACACGAAAAGGTATGTTAGATCCGTTAGAAGTGCATTTATTAGATTTCCCgaatattataatcaaAGGAACTGAATTAAATTTACCATTCCAAGCATTATTGAAACTGAATAAAATAGGagatttaatattaaaagcAACACAGCCACAgatgttattatttaatttatatgatgatTGGTTAAATAGTATATCTTCATTTACGGCGTTTAGTCgattaatattaatattaagaAGTTTACATATAAATCCACAACAGAcgaaaatattattacaacCAAATAAAAACATCGTAACAACACAACCACATCATATATGGCCTTCGTTTAATAATAACCAGTGGATACATTTAGAAGTACAATTAAAGgatttaatattaaatgattATTCAAAACGGAACAATGTGCACATAGCTTCATTAAcacaaaatgaaataagAGATATTTTATTAGGTATGGAAATAACACCTCCATCGATACAAAGACAGCAAATAGCTGAATTGGAGAAGAATAATTTGGATTTAATGGAACAACAGATGAAAGTAACAACATCAAAAACAACAACAAAGCATGGAAATGAAATTATTGTATCAACATTATCACCACATGAGCAGCAAACGTTTACAACCAAAACGGATTGGAAAATAAGATATTTAGCAAATAATTCGTTATTATTTAGAACcaagaatatatatgtgaataataatatgaacaacATGAACCATATTAATACTAttagtagtagtagtagtaataatattttaaataaaaatggcACCAATTCAGACAATCAGAACAGCCATTATCATACAAGTATTATTAACTCTATTAATgattatacatatgtaaTAGCCAAGAATTTATTGGAAAAATTTATATGCATATCAgatttaaaaatacaagTAGGAGGATTTTTGTATGGATCATCCCCTGAAGATAATTCTTACGTGAAAGAAATTAAGTGTATACTTATCCCTCCACAAATAGGTAATTACCAATCAGTTACATTATCGAGTTATATGCCATCTAgtaaatatttacaaaatttaGAGTTATTAGGATGGATACATACACAGACAACCAATTGTTCGAATACCAATAATCATTTGACAGCATATGATATGGTAGCACATTTGAACTTTTTACAAGAATGTAAGAGACAAATGTCAAAAGGGAAAAAGGTTACTGATGCGAGTCAcaatgatgatgatgattatgacgatgatgattataataattataataatgaagatgattataataataataatgaagatgataatattaataatagtGAAGGTGGTACAAAACGTGACGAAACTTACAAAATGTgggataaaaataaaactaTAATACTTACATGCTCATTTACTCCTGGTAGTTGTACTATCAATGGATATAAATTAACGAGTGATGGATATTCTTTTGCTAAAAGTAAAAAGAATTCATCAGATTTATATGTGTTCCcaaatgtaaataatttatatgaaccagtacaaatattattatcaaatGTTTTCGTCGGATACTTTTTAATACCTGATGATCATATATGgaattataatttaatgggaatcaaatttaataataatcaaaaaTATGCACCACATCTTGATATACCACAACCATTTTATGCAGATATACATAGACCAAACCACTTTCTGCAATTTTCTTTGCTTGACCAAAGAGACGCAGACCAAGCTGACGTCGAAACGTCctttatatga